Proteins from a single region of Ensifer adhaerens:
- a CDS encoding SLC13 family permease has translation MTAEQSLAFLVIGAMMAFFIWGRFRYDVIACSALMLAVAVGIVPFDHAFDGFSDDIVIIVGSALIVSAGVARSGVVDAAIQRFLPNISSVRAQLALLVITVTVLSAFIKNIGALAIMLPVAFQFARRSNVQPSTFLMPMAFGSLIGGLMTQVGTSPNIVVSRVRQELTGESFTMFDFTPVGATLALVGCIFLLFAYKLVPQRTSQQVSVHQAIEITDYTSEAVVAAGSPAIGKPLSNLVKLGDGGAVVIGVFRRGMHLAPLPDVTLEAEDILLLEGGPAALDRIVSQARLKIAGDRAPHGRDKPGSEIEAVEAVVGSGSPLDGMSAQRLALFNTHNINLLAVSRQGERLKQRLGSIRLRAGDIVVLQGSRQELTSFLQDFGCLPLAQREILLGTTRKAPLPLLVLAAAMGSTAVGLVPVPIAFFAAALAMVVLRIIPLRDFYRSVDGPILVMLAALIPVSDSLRTTGGTEVIAGWLGSVAAGLPPAGALTLILLAAMAVTPFLNNAATVLVMAPIAASFAGALGYKPEAFLMAVAIGAGCDFLTPIGHQCNTLVMGPGGYRFSDYPRLGLPLSLVIVIVSIPTLMLVWPLR, from the coding sequence ATGACCGCCGAACAGTCTCTCGCGTTTCTCGTCATCGGCGCCATGATGGCGTTCTTCATCTGGGGGCGGTTTCGGTACGATGTGATTGCCTGTTCGGCGCTGATGCTGGCGGTGGCCGTCGGCATCGTGCCTTTCGATCATGCCTTCGATGGTTTCAGCGACGATATCGTCATCATCGTCGGCAGCGCGCTGATCGTCAGCGCCGGCGTTGCGCGCTCCGGCGTGGTGGATGCAGCGATCCAGAGGTTTCTGCCCAATATCTCTTCGGTTCGGGCGCAGCTTGCGCTGCTGGTCATCACGGTGACGGTGCTTTCCGCCTTCATCAAGAACATCGGGGCGCTCGCGATCATGCTGCCGGTCGCCTTCCAGTTTGCCCGGCGCTCCAATGTCCAGCCCTCTACCTTTCTGATGCCGATGGCCTTCGGCTCGCTGATCGGCGGGCTGATGACCCAGGTCGGGACGTCGCCGAACATCGTCGTGTCGCGCGTCCGCCAGGAGCTGACCGGCGAGAGTTTTACGATGTTCGACTTCACGCCCGTCGGTGCGACGCTGGCGCTGGTCGGCTGCATCTTCCTGCTCTTTGCCTATAAGCTCGTGCCGCAGCGCACCAGCCAGCAGGTTTCCGTGCACCAGGCAATCGAGATCACCGACTACACGTCCGAGGCGGTGGTCGCTGCCGGTTCGCCGGCGATCGGCAAGCCGCTCAGCAATCTGGTCAAGCTCGGTGACGGCGGTGCCGTCGTCATCGGCGTCTTTCGCCGCGGCATGCACCTGGCGCCGCTGCCCGATGTCACGCTCGAGGCCGAGGATATCCTGTTGCTCGAGGGCGGGCCGGCGGCACTGGATCGCATCGTTTCCCAAGCCAGGCTCAAGATTGCCGGCGACCGCGCGCCCCATGGACGCGACAAGCCGGGATCCGAGATCGAGGCGGTGGAGGCCGTCGTCGGCAGCGGTTCGCCACTCGACGGCATGTCGGCCCAGCGCCTGGCGCTGTTCAACACCCACAACATCAACCTGCTTGCCGTCAGCCGGCAGGGCGAGAGACTGAAGCAGCGGCTCGGCAGCATTCGTCTGCGCGCCGGCGATATTGTCGTGCTGCAGGGCTCGCGGCAGGAGTTGACCTCCTTTCTCCAGGATTTCGGCTGTCTTCCTCTCGCCCAGCGCGAGATCCTGCTCGGCACCACCCGCAAGGCGCCGTTACCGCTTCTGGTTCTCGCCGCGGCGATGGGATCGACGGCCGTTGGCCTCGTTCCCGTGCCGATCGCCTTTTTTGCGGCCGCCCTTGCGATGGTGGTGCTGCGCATCATCCCGCTGCGCGATTTCTACCGCTCCGTCGACGGGCCGATCCTGGTGATGCTCGCCGCATTGATCCCGGTCAGCGATTCCCTGCGAACGACAGGGGGAACGGAGGTCATCGCAGGGTGGCTCGGCAGCGTCGCTGCCGGCTTGCCACCTGCCGGCGCGCTGACGCTGATCCTGCTCGCCGCAATGGCGGTGACGCCGTTCCTCAATAATGCCGCCACCGTGCTGGTCATGGCGCCGATTGCCGCGAGCTTTGCCGGCGCGCTCGGCTACAAGCCCGAGGCCTTCCTGATGGCGGTCGCGATCGGTGCCGGCTGCGACTTCCTCACGCCGATCGGTCACCAGTGCAACACGCTGGTGATGGGGCCGGGCGGCTACAGGTTCAGCGACTACCCGCGCCTCGGCCTGCCGCTGTCGCTGGTGATCGTCATCGTCAGTATTCCGACGCTGATGCTGGTGTGGCCGTTGCGTTAG
- a CDS encoding LysR substrate-binding domain-containing protein: MHGDVMRKLPPLGALRVFEAAARRLSFKHAAEELNVSATAVSHQIRQLEEMLEVKLFERETRQVHLTAAGKALFPVLRDGLDRFEQAIADVRRQQGAKVARLTSTVAFVAKRLAPLAGSFREAYPDWTLRLDASNRTIDLETDADAAIRFGGGHYPGLITEPLFADRFAPVCTPRLAPASVADLKRATLIHFDWGPSRRNDHRAPVWRQWLEQAGASDVDASARLSFTDEIHAVQAAVAGQGIALLSLTLVAQELASGILVQPFELALDSDRYDLVYSPRMADRPATQVLRDWVVTQFGSRDCRSVP, encoded by the coding sequence ATCCATGGAGACGTGATGAGAAAGTTGCCACCGCTCGGCGCCTTGCGGGTCTTCGAAGCGGCTGCCCGCCGCCTGAGCTTCAAGCATGCGGCGGAAGAGCTGAATGTTTCAGCGACCGCCGTCAGCCACCAGATCCGACAACTGGAAGAGATGCTGGAGGTCAAGCTCTTCGAGCGCGAGACGCGCCAGGTGCATCTGACGGCTGCCGGCAAGGCCCTGTTTCCGGTGCTGCGCGATGGTCTCGATCGCTTCGAGCAGGCGATTGCCGACGTGCGTCGCCAGCAGGGGGCCAAGGTGGCGCGGCTGACCTCCACCGTCGCCTTCGTCGCCAAGCGTCTGGCGCCGCTCGCCGGCTCGTTTCGCGAGGCTTATCCGGACTGGACGTTGCGGCTCGACGCTTCCAACCGGACGATCGACCTGGAGACGGATGCGGACGCGGCGATCCGTTTCGGTGGCGGGCACTACCCCGGCCTCATCACCGAGCCGCTGTTTGCCGATCGTTTCGCCCCGGTCTGCACGCCGCGGCTGGCGCCGGCAAGCGTGGCCGATCTCAAACGGGCAACACTCATTCACTTCGACTGGGGCCCATCACGTCGTAACGATCACCGCGCTCCCGTCTGGCGGCAATGGCTGGAACAAGCGGGCGCCTCCGATGTCGATGCGAGCGCGCGACTTTCCTTTACCGATGAAATCCACGCCGTCCAGGCGGCTGTTGCGGGGCAGGGCATCGCGCTCCTCAGCCTGACATTGGTGGCGCAAGAGCTTGCCTCGGGCATTCTCGTCCAGCCTTTCGAGCTGGCGCTCGATAGCGACCGCTACGATCTTGTCTATAGCCCGCGCATGGCCGACCGGCCGGCGACGCAGGTGTTGCGCGATTGGGTGGTCACGCAATTCGGCAGCCGCGATTGCCGGTCCGTCCCGTAA
- a CDS encoding RidA family protein → MSLEQVITKPDPYAPFLLSQAIKANGFVFVSGQAAIGDDGELVGVGDFDRQAEQAFRNLDRALEAAGSGLDKIVKVTIFLRSMKNFEKIIELRRKWFSAPYPADSIIEVSSLYSPDALIEIEAIALDAGR, encoded by the coding sequence ATGTCTCTCGAACAGGTCATCACGAAGCCGGATCCCTACGCGCCCTTCCTGCTTTCCCAGGCGATCAAGGCCAACGGCTTCGTCTTCGTCTCAGGCCAGGCAGCGATCGGCGACGACGGCGAACTCGTCGGCGTCGGCGACTTCGATCGCCAGGCCGAGCAAGCCTTCCGCAACCTCGACCGGGCACTCGAGGCAGCCGGCTCCGGGCTCGACAAGATCGTCAAGGTGACGATCTTCCTGCGCTCCATGAAGAACTTCGAAAAGATCATCGAGCTGCGCCGCAAGTGGTTTTCCGCGCCCTACCCCGCCGACAGCATCATCGAGGTCTCCTCGCTCTACTCGCCGGACGCGCTGATCGAGATCGAAGCGATCGCGCTCGACGCAGGCCGCTGA
- a CDS encoding NADH:flavin oxidoreductase — MNAPQILPSPVFTGATLKGLDFANRLSVAPMTRISASAAGVPGERMQRYYERYARGGFSLITTEGIYTDKAYSQTYKDQPGLTDREQAEAWRKIVDAVHAEGGRIFAQLMHGGALAQGNPHRPDTIGPSAVRPKGSQMTGYHGDGPYALPREISEAEIAEAIEGFANAARLAIEVAGFDGIEIHGANGYLLDQFFTDFSNRRTDRWGGDIVQRLGLSLEVLKAVRAAIGPGVPLGLRISQGKVNDFRHKWVEREPGAARVFETLAESPADFVHVTEFEAWQPAFEGGDTSLMALARRHAPRLFLIANGSLHDLARAEDVMETGADMIALGRGALVNPDWPRLTAERSDLRPFDLPFLAPIRDIKDSELTL; from the coding sequence ATGAACGCACCACAAATCCTCCCATCTCCCGTTTTCACTGGCGCCACCCTCAAGGGACTTGATTTTGCCAACCGCCTGTCGGTCGCGCCGATGACCCGCATCAGCGCTTCGGCGGCAGGCGTGCCTGGCGAACGCATGCAGCGCTACTACGAACGCTATGCCCGCGGCGGCTTCAGCCTGATCACGACCGAAGGCATCTACACCGACAAGGCCTATTCCCAGACCTATAAGGACCAGCCGGGCCTGACCGACCGGGAACAGGCCGAGGCCTGGCGAAAGATCGTCGACGCGGTCCATGCCGAAGGCGGGCGCATCTTCGCACAGCTCATGCATGGCGGGGCGCTGGCACAGGGCAATCCGCACCGTCCCGATACGATCGGCCCCTCGGCCGTCCGCCCCAAGGGCAGCCAGATGACCGGCTACCATGGCGACGGCCCCTATGCCCTGCCGCGCGAAATCAGCGAGGCCGAGATCGCCGAAGCGATCGAGGGCTTTGCCAATGCTGCTCGCCTGGCGATCGAGGTCGCCGGCTTCGACGGCATCGAGATCCACGGCGCCAACGGCTATCTGCTCGACCAGTTCTTCACCGACTTCTCCAATCGCCGCACGGATCGCTGGGGTGGAGATATCGTTCAGCGGCTCGGCCTGTCGCTCGAGGTGTTGAAGGCGGTTCGCGCGGCAATCGGCCCCGGCGTCCCGCTCGGCCTGCGCATCTCGCAGGGTAAGGTCAACGACTTCAGGCACAAATGGGTGGAGCGCGAACCAGGGGCAGCGCGTGTGTTCGAGACGCTGGCCGAGAGCCCGGCCGATTTCGTGCACGTGACCGAGTTCGAAGCCTGGCAGCCCGCCTTCGAGGGTGGCGACACCTCGCTCATGGCACTTGCCCGCCGTCATGCGCCGCGCCTGTTCCTCATCGCCAATGGCAGCCTGCATGATCTTGCGCGGGCCGAAGATGTGATGGAAACCGGAGCGGACATGATCGCGCTTGGCCGCGGCGCGCTCGTCAATCCCGACTGGCCGCGACTGACAGCCGAACGCAGCGATTTGCGCCCGTTCGACCTGCCGTTCCTTGCACCGATCCGCGACATCAAGGATAGCGAACTCACCCTCTGA
- a CDS encoding MBL fold metallo-hydrolase: MTSSRTSTDASGPDRREFLAGSSAIAASALLPKGAYAADVHRLQHGSFDISVVSDGFIMLPVSIVLPDATAQERPAIMRRLGGTPERAPFHTNIPVIRIGGDLIVVDDGSGNHFQESAGKLSANLLAAGIDPGEVTKVVLTHAHPDHAGGTLGTNGKLTFPNAQYFVSEAEWQFWTDPNFEKTMPQALHGFAKGAQRDLFSVKDRLTLVKPGDEIVSGMQVLDTRGHTPGHISLQLAGGDGAGHDGLVITGDAVTSNVVFFEHPEWHFGFDTDAELALKNRKALIDRAASERLALLGYHWAYPGIGRAERNGAAYRFVAAA, encoded by the coding sequence ATGACCTCTTCCCGCACCTCCACCGACGCATCCGGCCCCGACCGCCGCGAGTTCCTTGCCGGTTCCAGCGCGATTGCCGCTTCCGCACTCCTGCCGAAAGGTGCCTACGCCGCCGATGTCCATCGCCTTCAGCACGGCAGTTTCGACATTTCCGTCGTCAGTGATGGCTTCATCATGCTGCCGGTGAGCATCGTGCTGCCGGATGCGACGGCACAGGAGCGGCCCGCCATCATGCGCCGGCTCGGTGGTACGCCGGAGCGCGCGCCGTTTCATACCAATATCCCTGTCATCCGCATTGGCGGCGATCTGATCGTGGTCGACGACGGCTCGGGCAATCACTTCCAGGAAAGCGCCGGCAAGCTCAGCGCCAATCTGCTGGCCGCCGGCATCGATCCGGGCGAGGTGACGAAGGTGGTGCTGACCCACGCCCATCCCGATCATGCCGGAGGCACCCTCGGCACCAATGGCAAGTTGACCTTTCCGAACGCGCAATACTTCGTATCTGAGGCCGAATGGCAGTTCTGGACCGATCCGAACTTCGAGAAGACCATGCCGCAGGCGTTGCATGGCTTTGCCAAGGGCGCGCAGCGCGACCTTTTTTCGGTGAAGGACCGCCTGACCCTGGTCAAGCCCGGCGATGAGATCGTCAGCGGCATGCAGGTGCTCGACACGCGGGGCCATACGCCCGGCCACATCTCGCTTCAGCTTGCCGGTGGCGATGGTGCTGGCCACGATGGCCTGGTGATCACAGGCGATGCCGTGACCAGCAATGTCGTCTTCTTCGAACATCCCGAATGGCATTTCGGCTTCGATACGGATGCGGAGTTGGCCTTGAAGAACCGCAAGGCTCTGATCGATCGGGCGGCCTCGGAGAGGCTCGCGCTGCTTGGCTATCACTGGGCCTATCCCGGGATCGGACGGGCCGAGCGAAACGGAGCGGCGTATCGTTTCGTCGCAGCGGCGTAA